The sequence CATTTCCTAGCAGTGTAAGGCTGGCCGAGCCAGCTGCACCTGTCTGAACAGGGATCAGGGCATCGGCCCCACAAAGGACACTTTGCAGAACTGCAGAGGGGCGAGACAGGTGGAGGCAGGCTTGCTGCATGGCCATtcacacccccagcccccaggatcCCTCCTctaccccccagcccctcctctggtgcttctctgtgcctctcagTTGTGTGTGCCCGGGGCGCCAGGCTTCGCCCTGCCTCACCATCACAGCTCTGCCTGGCAGCAATGTGTCCACTGATGCGCAGCCCTGACCCACTTGCCCTCTCCAGGGCCATCTGCAGCTCCCCCAGCACCAGCCAGTCCATCTCCTGGGCTGTCAGGTTGGGCAGCACTTCAGCAAAGCCCGGCTCCTGGGGGCAGAGCAGGGTATGGTGGGCACAGCAAGAGGCCAGAACCAGTGGCAGTAAGAGCCAGACCCTTGCTCACCTGGGCCGAGGCATTGGCCTGGAGCTCTCGCAGTAGCTTCCCCTGGTGTAGAATCTGGAGCCGCAAGGGAACCTGGGCTGGTCCTGCAATAGCCGCACATGTGGATACCTCTGAAACATAGGTGATCTCCCTACCCTCCTCATATGTGCTGCCCCCATTCCACTTACCCCCACTCCTGGCTTCCAGCAGCCCACGGAAGAGCAGCAAAAAATGCAAGGAGTCCTCTGTGTCACTGAGCGTGAGGAGGGCAATGCCCCCTATGCCCTGCTGTGGGGGGCCTTCCAGGGTCAGGATGGCACTGAAGGTCTCTGGGGGAGAAAGGACCATGAGAGCCCACCAGAAAGTCCCCTCCTCAGCCCACTCCATTCCTTTCGGGTAGAGAAGACTCCAAATTTCACGTCCAGGGGCTGTTTGCTCCCCTCACCTGCGGCCAGGGCCCGATGCCGGATGAGAGGCCCCCAGACCTCCCCTGAAGGGTGACTGGGTGTCACGAGTGCCACGTGCAGCTGTTCTGCCCTAAGGAGCCGCAGAGACAACCGAGGCACTGCTCGCCACACCCCACAGACCTGGAACAGAGAGATAAGAAGACTCTACTCAGAATGCAGGACAGGCCTGCTGAGAGGCCCATGTCTGGTGAGGAAGGAATATGGGAAGCTGCCCCCAGGCCCTCCTAGGAAGTTTGAGAAGGGGCCCTGGAGCCAGATGCCAGggtccaaatcctggctccaccacttactagctgtgtgaccttgagcaagtcacatTCTGctactgagcctcagttccctcatctgtaaaatgggcatcataaTGTCAGTGCCTTTCTCCCACTGGGCTGTTGTGAGGACCCAAGCAGGTAATGCAGAACATGCTCTCAGCATAGCGCCCAGACTGGATAAGCACTCATAAACGGCATCATCTCACCAGGCCATCTTGGGTAGGGGCTGCAGGGTGTTCAAACAGGATGCTGCCAGTGGAGTCTGAGAAGCGGATTCGGGTAGGGCGGTCCAGCCTGGTAATGAGAGTCCCCTGAGCACGGACTCCGAGCCTGAGCCAGAAGCagcccctccagcctccccaattctccctccctggcccccagctgacccctcctccctccttcccctttctcaCCGCCGGTAGGAGATGGAGAACCGCAGACTAGAGCGCAGCAGTGACACTCGGGCCCGTGCCACCGCTTGCGACCTTGGCCCCGTCAGCAGCGCCACGAAGTCTGTGAGGGAAGGAAGATATCCCTAGTACCGTCACCCGCTGCTGCAGCCCGGCCCCAACCATGACCCCGGTCCTCACTTGCGCAGCCCCTGCCTACCCGTGTGGCCGTCTCCACGCCCCCGATCCTCAGCTCCAGGCTCCCCGCGGTCGCTGTAGCTTCTGTGCTCTGGGTCCCGCGGATACTCGAAGGCCAGGCCCGTTGGCTGCTTTTCCGGACCGCTGCGCTCTGCaccggggggtgggggatgcGGGTTTCAGCTGGGCACGAGGAGGGCCAGTTGGCCGCTCCATTCGCTCCATTCGCGTGACCCAGGACCAAGCATCGTGGCCCTGCTGCCCTCCTCTCACCGCGGAGCGGGCCTTACCCTGGGGGCAGGTCTGGCAGCAGTGTCCGGGCAGCTGGCGCGGCTGCCCGCAGGCCAGGGTTGGGCACTCGGGTTTGATGTTCTTGCAGCTGACCCTGCCCGCGCCCCTTGCGCGGCGACCCCACTGAGGCTGCTCGCAGAGAAGACGGGAAAACCGAATGAGGGCAATACGCTGTTGGTGAGACTCAAAGGCGAGCCGAGAGGAGGCACGGGACCAGGGCAAGGTCCTCCCACGGGGTGAGACTGCTCTGCTACATACAAGCTGCATAACtctagacaagttacttaacctcgaTGGGCCGTAGggtccttatctgaaaaatgggagtaATGATAGTATCTATCTAGCATGGTTGTACTAGGAGTTAAGCGAGAGACAGACGAAACGGAGTTGGCAAagagcctgacacacagtgggtgATCAATAATAGGCAACACCTGAGACTTGAAGGGGGCTCTTCCTCCCCGCTTCCTCCTTCAGAAAAATATCCCAAGTATCTGCAGACTGACTTCTCTTTCTTCAGCAACTCCGAGTCCCTCCGACGTCCCAAGACCCCAGCGGTCCCCGACCCGCGAGGGCCCCGGCCACGGCCATTGGGTCCACTCACCGCCTCGCAGGCACACAACACGCAGCGCATCACCCCGAAGGGCTCCCCCAGGTCCGGGTGCCACGTCTCGTCCAAGGCATAGACCTTCCCGCCGAAGGAGCAGCCTACGGGGACGGACTTGGCTGGCGGCAGCTGTCCCGCTCCTACCGTGTACCCGCCCCGGGAGCTGCCGGCCGGGCCCCGGGTCCCCGGGCGCGACGCGCCTCGCGGCCCCCGCCCACCCCTCCGGGCCGCCCGCCGCACTGAGCCACCTGCACCCGGCGCCCCCTCCGGGCGGGCGCAGACTTGCCCCGAGCAGGACTCCCCGCCCGCGCCTCCCCCGGGGCAATACCTACCTGCTGCTCCCCGAATGGGCAGCGGCTCCTTCTCGGGCCGGATGGGCAGCGCTGGGTGCTCGGGGCCGGCGCCGCGGGCCGGCCGGGAGCAGAGCAGCAGCAGCCCGAGGAGCAGCAGCGGGGCCGGCGGGGCCGGGAGGCTCGGCATGACGCGAACGGGACAGCtggggaggcgggagggaggagggagctggagagggaggagggaggtgggaggagggccgggccgggggcGGTACGGCGGGAGGGGGCCGGGGCCAGGGCCCGAGCTGTGCGGCTAGGGGCTCGTCGGGCGGC is a genomic window of Delphinus delphis chromosome 4, mDelDel1.2, whole genome shotgun sequence containing:
- the CHRD gene encoding chordin isoform X5 is translated as MPSLPAPPAPLLLLGLLLLCSRPARGAGPEHPALPIRPEKEPLPIRGAAGCSFGGKVYALDETWHPDLGEPFGVMRCVLCACEAPQWGRRARGAGRVSCKNIKPECPTLACGQPRQLPGHCCQTCPQERSGPEKQPTGLAFEYPRDPEHRSYSDRGEPGAEDRGRGDGHTDFVALLTGPRSQAVARARVSLLRSSLRFSISYRRLDRPTRIRFSDSTGSILFEHPAAPTQDGLVCGVWRAVPRLSLRLLRAEQLHVALVTPSHPSGEVWGPLIRHRALAAETFSAILTLEGPPQQGIGGIALLTLSDTEDSLHFLLLFRGLLEARSGGPAQVPLRLQILHQGKLLRELQANASAQEPGFAEVLPNLTAQEMDWLVLGELQMALERASGSGLRISGHIAARQSCDVLQSVLCGADALIPVQTGAAGSASLTLLGNGSLIYQVQVVGTGSEVVAMTLETKPQRRNQHTVLCHMAGLQPGGYMAVGVCPGLGARGAHMLLQNELFLNVGTKDFPDGELRGHVAALPYSGHSARHDTLPVPLAGALVLPPVQSQAAGHAWLSLDTHCHLHYEVLLAGLGGSEQGTITAHLLGPPGMPGPRRLLKGFYGPEAQGVVKDLEPELLRHLAQGSASLLITTKGSPQGELRGQVHIANQCEAGGLRLAAAGAEEVRVPGALDAVVAEVAALPAVLGPDAPAPAKPGGPGRLRDPNTCFFEGQQRPHGARWAPNYDPLCSLCTCQRRTVICDPMVCPPPSCPSPVQEPDQCCPVCPEKQDVGDLPGLPKNRDPGEGCYFDGDRSWRAAGTRWHPVVPPFGLIKCAVCTCKWGQGPTPNWGTPCRLMGPGAAVLQGSGSRRARAGTLRCPPLGR